CATTTGCCGAACTACGGGGTCTTCGACGAGGACCGCTACTTCGTCCCCGGCGACAAGCTGACCGTGGTGCGGATCGGCGGCGTGGACGTGGCGCTGACCATCTGCGAGGACCTGTGGCAGGCCGGCGGCCCGTTCACCGCTGCCCGCCAGGCCGGCGTCGGACTGGTACTCAATATCAACGGCTCGCCGTACGAGCTGAACAAGGACGACGTCCGGCTGCCGTTGGTCCGCCGCCGGGCCGCCGAGGCCGGGGCCCCGATCGCGTACGTCAACATGGTCGGTGGCCAGGACGAGTTGGTCTTCGAGGGCGACTCGATGATCGTCGCGGCGGACGGGACACTGCTGGCCCGGGCCCCGCAGTTCGTCGAGCACCTGCTGGTGCACGACGTCGACCTGCCCGAGGTGGCACCGCGCGCCCGCGACGACGAGGAACTGGCCGACGGCCTGCGGGTGGTCCGTTGCGCCGTCGGACCGGTGCCGGCCGCGCCGGCGGCCCCGACGGCGACGGGCGGGGTCGTCGAACCGGTGGCCGACGAGGCCGAGGTGTGGCAGGCACTGGTGCTGGGCCTGCGCGACTACGTCAACAAGAACCGGTTCCCCTCGGTGGTGCTCGCCCTCTCCGGCGGCATCGACTCGGCGGTCGTCGCGGCCCTCGCGGTCGACGCGCTCGGCGCCGACCGGGTGGTCGCGGTGTCGCTGCCGAGCCAGCACTCCTCGGAACACTCCCGGGAGGACGCGGCGGACCTGGCCAAGCGCACCGGGCTGGACTACCGGGTCGAGCTGATCCAGCCGATGGTGGACACGTTCCTGGCCAACCTGTCACTCTCCGGCGTCGCGGTGGAGAACCTTCAGGCCCGGGTCCGCGGCATCATCCTGATGGCTTTGTCGAACCAGGAGGGCCACCTGGTGCTGACCACCGGCAACAAGAGCGAACTCGCGGTCGGTTACTCCACCCTCTACGGCGACTCGGTGGGCGGCTTCAACCCGGTCAAGGACGTCTGGAAGACGCTGATCTGGCGGCTGGCCATCTGGCGCAACGCCGACGCCGCCCGCCGCGGGCAGACGGCGCCGATCCCGGAGAGTTCGATCAGCAAGCCCCCGTCGGCCGAGCTGAGCCCCGGGCAGCTCGACACCGACACGCTGCCCGAGTACAACGTGCTCGACCCGATCCTGATCGGGTACATCGACGGCGACGTCGGCCGCGACGGGCTCGTCGAATCCGGCCACGACCCGGTGATCGTCGACCGGGTGCTACGGATGGTGGATACCGCCGAGTACAAGCGCCGGCAGTCCGCTCCGGGCACGAAGATCTCCACGAAGGCGTTCGGACGGGACCGCCGGCTGCCGATCACCAACCGCTGGCGGGAGGGCGGCTGATGCGACGCGAGGCAGGCACGCGCGGGCCGAAGTGAAATCCTCCACTGACCTCTGCCGCCACCCGCCGTCCGGTGCGACGATCGCGGCGGAACCCGGGGACCGCGTACGCGGCCTCGAGGAAGGAGAGAACCATGGTGGAGTCCACCCCGGTCGAGGTGACCGCCCTGTACGGCGGTCCGGCGACGCGACGGGTCCGCACCCGTGATCTCATCGCCGCCAAGGAGCGCGGCGAGCGGTGGCCGATGCTCACCTCCTACGACCAGTACACAGCGTCGATCTTCGATCAGGCCGGGATTCCGGTGCTGCTGGTCGGTGACTCGGCCGCGAACAACGTCTTCGGTTACGAGACGACTCTGCCGGTGACCGCCGAGGAGTTGCTGCCGCTGGTCCGGGCGGTCGTCCGGACCACCCGTCAGGCGCTGATCGTGGGCGATCTGCCGTTCGGCTCGTACGAGGAGGGGCCGACGCAGGCCCTGCGCACCGCCGTCCGGTTCATGAAGGAGGGCGGCTGCCACGCGGTGAAGCTGGAAGGCGGTCGGCGCTGCGCCGAGCAGATCGCGGCGATCGTCGGGGCCGGTATCCCGGTGATGGCGCACATCGGGTTCACCCCACAGAGCGAGCACACCCTGGGCGGCTACCGGGTGCAGGGGCGCGGTGACGCTGCCGACGAGGTGCTCGCCGACGCCCGGGCGGTGGCCGAGGCGGGCGCCTTCGCGGTGGTGCTGGAGATGGTGCCCGGCGAGGTGGCCAAGCGGATCACCCACGAGCTGAGCATCCCGACGGTGGGCATCGGTGCCGGCCCGGACACGGACGCCCAGGTGCTGGTCTGGCAGGACATGGCCGGCCTGCGCACCGGAAAGGCGCCGCGCTTCGTGAAGCGGTACGCCGACCTGGCACGCACCCTGACCGACGCGACCCGCCGTTTCGCCGACGAGGTCCGCGGCGGTGGGTTCCCCGCCGCCGAGCACACCTTCTGAGTTCACCGGACGGCGGTCCGCCCGATGACGGGACCGCCGTC
The sequence above is a segment of the Micromonospora sp. WMMA1363 genome. Coding sequences within it:
- a CDS encoding NAD+ synthase is translated as MPTLRLALCQVNPTAGDLTGNAAIIRSWTRCAADAGAQLVAFPEMTLTGYPVEDLVFRPSFVAASRAALARLAADLATDGLGELPVLVGYLDADGPPRVSVDAKPGHGARNAAALLSDGRIVATYFKHHLPNYGVFDEDRYFVPGDKLTVVRIGGVDVALTICEDLWQAGGPFTAARQAGVGLVLNINGSPYELNKDDVRLPLVRRRAAEAGAPIAYVNMVGGQDELVFEGDSMIVAADGTLLARAPQFVEHLLVHDVDLPEVAPRARDDEELADGLRVVRCAVGPVPAAPAAPTATGGVVEPVADEAEVWQALVLGLRDYVNKNRFPSVVLALSGGIDSAVVAALAVDALGADRVVAVSLPSQHSSEHSREDAADLAKRTGLDYRVELIQPMVDTFLANLSLSGVAVENLQARVRGIILMALSNQEGHLVLTTGNKSELAVGYSTLYGDSVGGFNPVKDVWKTLIWRLAIWRNADAARRGQTAPIPESSISKPPSAELSPGQLDTDTLPEYNVLDPILIGYIDGDVGRDGLVESGHDPVIVDRVLRMVDTAEYKRRQSAPGTKISTKAFGRDRRLPITNRWREGG
- the panB gene encoding 3-methyl-2-oxobutanoate hydroxymethyltransferase encodes the protein MVESTPVEVTALYGGPATRRVRTRDLIAAKERGERWPMLTSYDQYTASIFDQAGIPVLLVGDSAANNVFGYETTLPVTAEELLPLVRAVVRTTRQALIVGDLPFGSYEEGPTQALRTAVRFMKEGGCHAVKLEGGRRCAEQIAAIVGAGIPVMAHIGFTPQSEHTLGGYRVQGRGDAADEVLADARAVAEAGAFAVVLEMVPGEVAKRITHELSIPTVGIGAGPDTDAQVLVWQDMAGLRTGKAPRFVKRYADLARTLTDATRRFADEVRGGGFPAAEHTF